A genomic window from Blastococcus saxobsidens DD2 includes:
- a CDS encoding DUF4245 domain-containing protein, producing MTGIGPTSQRPHVPEDVVAPEEQVPPPPASAVERANRMSAANMIRSLLPLVVICLLVVGWQAFLHNPEDPVREIDLANTLRLADLRADYPLLVPDLDEEYRPTSVRTDAGNAGEGEPVTVQIGYVTPSGAYAGFVVSDDSDAEAVRGVLDGATEAGDLEIEGAEWSRSTTQRGETALSRVDDGITLVVTGSAGDDELTAVAAAVEPYAG from the coding sequence ATGACCGGAATCGGCCCGACGAGCCAGCGTCCCCACGTCCCCGAGGATGTGGTCGCGCCCGAGGAGCAGGTGCCGCCCCCGCCGGCGTCCGCGGTGGAGCGGGCCAACCGGATGAGCGCGGCGAACATGATCCGGTCCCTGCTGCCGCTGGTGGTGATCTGCCTGCTGGTCGTCGGCTGGCAGGCCTTCCTGCACAATCCGGAGGACCCGGTGCGCGAGATCGACCTGGCGAACACGCTCCGGCTGGCCGACCTGCGGGCCGACTACCCCCTCCTGGTGCCCGACCTCGACGAGGAGTACCGGCCGACGAGTGTGCGCACCGATGCGGGGAACGCCGGCGAGGGCGAGCCGGTGACGGTGCAGATCGGCTACGTGACCCCCTCCGGGGCCTATGCCGGGTTCGTGGTCAGCGACGACTCCGACGCCGAGGCCGTGCGGGGGGTGCTCGACGGCGCGACCGAAGCCGGGGATCTCGAGATCGAGGGTGCGGAGTGGTCCCGCTCGACCACCCAGCGCGGGGAGACGGCGCTCTCCCGGGTCGACGACGGCATCACCCTGGTGGTGACCGGTTCGGCCGGAGACGACGAGCTGACCGCGGTCGCGGCGGCGGTGGAGCCCTACGCGGGGTAG
- a CDS encoding exodeoxyribonuclease VII small subunit yields MSTTEEPTTTYEQAREELADVVRQLEAGGLTLEESLTLWERGEELARLCQHWLDRARERLAAAAPDDAAES; encoded by the coding sequence ATGAGCACGACCGAGGAGCCGACCACCACCTACGAGCAGGCCCGCGAGGAGCTCGCCGACGTGGTGCGGCAGCTCGAGGCCGGTGGCCTGACGCTGGAGGAGTCGCTGACCCTGTGGGAGCGGGGCGAGGAGCTGGCCCGGCTGTGCCAGCACTGGCTGGACCGGGCCCGGGAGCGGCTGGCCGCCGCCGCGCCCGACGACGCCGCGGAGAGCTGA
- the xseA gene encoding exodeoxyribonuclease VII large subunit, which yields MTAPSTPEAPWPVRTVARKVADWIGRLGEVWVEGQVAQLSRRGGAATVFLTLRDPAADLSVPVTCHRDVAERPGLELTEGARVIVRARPDYYVARGSFSLRATEIRAVGLGELLARIERIRRLLAAEGLFEAARKRPLPFAPAVVGLITGRDSAAERDVLVTARRRWPAVRFSMHNCAVQGPQAATNVIDGLRRLDADPAVEVIVVARGGGSVEDLLPFSDEGLVRAIASCRTPVVTAVGHETDTTLVDHVADVRAATPTDAAHRIVPEIGEQRQLVAGLRARARHLVAARLDQQERWLESVRTRPSLASPERLLHGRADDVLGLRTRARRTLVHRVEGAERDLEHARARVAALSPAATLERGYAVVQRHDGSLVRDPAEVADGEQLRIRVAGGRLAVRVDRADDPDTAAPSPHEEDSP from the coding sequence GTGACCGCCCCGTCCACCCCGGAAGCCCCCTGGCCGGTGCGCACGGTGGCCCGCAAGGTGGCCGACTGGATCGGCCGGCTGGGTGAGGTGTGGGTCGAGGGCCAGGTGGCGCAGTTGTCCCGGCGGGGCGGCGCGGCCACCGTCTTCCTCACGTTGCGGGACCCTGCGGCCGACCTGTCGGTGCCCGTCACCTGCCACCGCGACGTCGCCGAGCGGCCGGGGCTGGAGCTGACCGAGGGCGCGCGGGTGATCGTCCGAGCCCGGCCCGACTACTACGTCGCCCGCGGTTCCTTCTCGCTGCGGGCCACCGAGATCCGCGCCGTCGGCCTGGGCGAGCTGCTCGCCCGCATCGAGCGGATCCGCCGGCTACTGGCCGCCGAGGGCCTGTTCGAGGCCGCACGCAAGCGGCCGCTCCCGTTCGCCCCCGCCGTCGTCGGGCTGATCACCGGCCGGGACAGCGCCGCCGAGCGGGACGTGCTGGTCACCGCGCGTCGCCGCTGGCCGGCGGTCCGCTTCAGCATGCACAACTGCGCGGTCCAGGGCCCGCAGGCGGCGACGAACGTCATCGATGGGCTGCGCCGGCTGGATGCCGACCCGGCGGTCGAGGTCATCGTCGTCGCGCGGGGCGGTGGCTCCGTCGAGGACCTGCTGCCGTTCTCCGACGAGGGCCTGGTCCGTGCGATCGCCTCCTGCCGCACCCCGGTGGTGACCGCGGTGGGCCACGAGACCGACACCACGCTGGTCGACCATGTCGCCGACGTCCGGGCCGCCACCCCGACCGACGCGGCGCACCGGATCGTGCCGGAGATCGGTGAGCAGCGGCAGCTGGTCGCCGGCCTGCGCGCCCGGGCCCGGCACCTGGTCGCCGCACGCCTGGACCAGCAGGAACGCTGGCTGGAGTCGGTCCGCACCCGCCCGTCGCTGGCCTCGCCCGAGCGGCTCCTGCACGGCCGGGCCGACGACGTCCTCGGGTTGCGCACCCGCGCCCGCCGGACGCTCGTCCACCGCGTCGAGGGCGCCGAACGCGACCTGGAGCACGCCCGGGCACGGGTGGCGGCCCTGTCGCCGGCGGCGACGCTGGAGCGCGGCTACGCCGTCGTCCAGCGGCACGACGGCTCACTGGTGCGCGACCCCGCCGAGGTGGCCGACGGAGAGCAGCTGCGCATCCGCGTCGCCGGCGGCCGGCTGGCCGTCCGGGTGGACCGCGCCGACGATCCCGACACCGCGGCTCCCAGCCCCCACGAGGAGGATTCCCCATGA